Proteins from one Triticum aestivum cultivar Chinese Spring chromosome 7A, IWGSC CS RefSeq v2.1, whole genome shotgun sequence genomic window:
- the LOC123152022 gene encoding polycomb group protein FIE1-like — protein MASLRPVQGLGCDAAVGSLVPSGSREFKLCSKHTEGKRPLYAISFNFIDARYYDVFATAGGNRVTTYRGLPDGNLAVLQAYIDADDAQSFYTLSWASDLRSTPLLVAAGTNMVIRVINCATGKLFKSFIGHGGSINEIRTQPLNPSLFISASKDESVRLWNVHTGICILIFAGGGGHRHDVLSVDFHPSDVHRIASCGMDNTVKIWSMKEFSPYVKKSFTWTDLPSKFPTKVVQFPLMTCVVHSNYVDCTRWLGDFILSKSVENEIVLWEPKTKEQGHGEGDSIDVLQKYPVPDCDIWFIKFSCDFHFNQLAIGNREGKIYVWDVQTCPPELITMLSSPQCKITIRQTAVSFDGSTFVACSKDGSIYRWDEVEHEAAKN, from the exons ATGGCGAGCCTGCGCCCGGTGCAGGGTTTAGGGTGCGATGCGGCGGTGGGGTCGCTGGTGCCCAGCGGGAGCCGGGAGTTCAAGCTCTGCAGCAAGCACACTGAGGGCAAGCGTCCGCTCTACGCCATCAGCTTCAACTTCATCGACGCCCGCTACTACGACGTCTTCGCCACCGCCGGCGGCAATCGT GTGACAACGTACCGTGGCCTCCCCGACGGTAACTTGGCTGTTCTGCAAGCATACATTGATGCGGAC GATGCTCAGTCATTCTACACTCTGAGCTGGGCTTCTGACCTTCGCAGCACACCACTGCTAGTGGCAGCAGGAACCAATATGGTCATTCGGGTCATCAACTGTGCCACCGGGAAGTTGTTTAAG AGTTTTATTGGCCATGGTGGTTCAATAAATGAGATCAGAACTCAACCATTGAATCCTTCGCTCTTCATTTCTGCAAGCAAG GACGAGTCTGTTAGGCTATGGAATGTCCATACAGGGATCTGCATCTTGATTTTTGCTGGAGGAGGAGGTCACCGTCATGATGTATTGAGTGTT GACTTCCACCCTTCTGATGTGCACCGAATTGCCAGTTGTGGCATGGATAATACAGTTAAAATATGGTCAATGAAAG AATTTTCGCCATACGTGAAGAAATCCTTTACATGGACTGACCTTCCATCAAAATTTCCAACAAAAGTTGTCCAATTTCCG CTTATGACTTGCGTGGTGCATTCTAACTATGTTGACTGTACTAGGTGGCTTGGTGACTTCATCCTGTCGAAG AGTGTTGAAAATGAAATTGTTCTGTGGGAGCCAAAAACAAAAGAGCAGGGTCACGGCGAG GGAGATAGCATTGATGTTCTTCAGAAGTACCCTGTGCCCGATTGTGACATTTGGTTTATCAAATTTTCATGTGATTTTCACTTCAATCAATTAGCAATAG GCAACCGTGAAGGCAAAATCTATGTGTGGGATGTGCAGACGTGCCCTCCTGAGCTAATTACCAT GCTGAGTAGTCCGCAATGCAAAATTACAATAAGGCAGACTGCAGTGTCGTTTGACGGAAG